GGGAAGGTAGTTCTTTTATCTTAACTGTTGAAAAGTTGAGAACTCGAAGAAACCTCATATGCTGGAAGAATTTGTCTTCAATTTCAACCTTAGTGCTAGAACCAGAAAGGTCAAGTGATTCAAGatatttgatttcttttgtGAGTGGAAGTCTTGCAAGCTCATGACACTCTCGTAAGGAGAGATCAGAAAGGTGGCTGAAACTGGAAGGTTGCCTTTCAATACGAGTTCCAGATAAATCAAGGGCCTTAAGGCTATCTAAAGGTTCGAACTGTATTTCTTTTAAGCCTGTAGCACCAGAAAGATCTAGAATTTGAAGCCGAGGTATTGTGTTCAAGGTTGGAAGTCTGTTTAAACTTGCACAGCCACCTAATAGGAGCTGATTAAGCTCATCATTACCATGAAGAAAAGGTAAGCGAGTAATTTGAGAATTAGAAAGATTAAGTGTATGAAGTTTCTGAAGAGCTGCAAAGGTTTTGTCTTGGAATCTGCTGAAAGAGGTAGCACCAGAAAGATCAAGCACCTTGAGCTTTCCCAAGGATTTTAAGCTTGGAAGTGTTTTCAATTGAGAACATCCTCTAAGGATGAGCCACCGTAGTTCACTTCTTTCAAAAAGAGAACTAGGTAGTGATTTGACCTTGGCTTCAGAAAGGTTAACGCTTCGAAGCTTATGCATCTTTGTAAAAAAGTCATTGGGGATCATCTCCAACAAAGTAGCACCAGATATCTCAAGAACACTTAAGCTTTGAAATTCTCGGATAGGATCAATCTTCTCCAAGCGATCACAGAATCTAAGCACAAGAATGGAAAGGTTATTTATGCCAACCAAGGGTACTAGCAGAGAGAACCTAGGCTTGATTAACATGAGAACTTGGAGAGTCTTCATTTGTTGAAAGCATGTTACAGGTACTTCCCTATCAATGCAATGCCCATCCATCAGAAGTGTGGAAACTTTCTCCCAGGTCTTATGACATGATGGTGATTTTATCATACGATCCGTATGTGCAAGCATTCCAAGACCTTTCCAATTTTCATCTTCAAACACATTAGCCAATCCAAGCCTTGCAGTCTCATTCAATTCACGTCGGCAATGACCAGTTATACTCAAAATTATTCCTCCCATGACAACCATATTATCCTCTTGTTTTGTCAGCATGCCCCAATCTATAAGGTCCATCAGAACCTTATGTCCTTGCTCATAGACCTTCCCAATCTGGTTGTTGCATCCAAAATATCCTTCCATTATCCATTGTGTGATCAACTCATTGTAATGAACACCACCATGTTTGTTGAGAAGCTGCAGGGTATGCCAAAAGCAGTCGGTCGGAGCACCGGTTGGCAATGCATTACACCAAGAGCGAAGTAGCAGATTTATAGCAGTTTCCCCATCATAAGCTGCTTCTTCCAAAACATTTTCCAACGACCAAACGCCAGAACATTCATCTTCCAGGTAATTTATTGCTTTTGCTATGGTGATAAGTATGGTAGGAATACCCTTACTCATCTCCACAATAGCTGTGGATAGTTTTTCAAAGCTTGGACGATCAAAAACTTCTTTCTTGGTTCTTTCACGCAATAAAGCCAAGGACTCATCCGTGGACAATGGATTTATCTGGCGTACTTTTGTATTGCAGCTCTTAATTTCCTGGTTCATCCCGAGTGTGGTGCCTCTGGTGATTAAAACCTTGAAAGACGAGCGGTCATTTGTCAGCAGGTTGTTAACTTCTTCCACAATCTCCTCTACATCCTTCTGATGAGGAACATCATCCAGAACTAGAAGAAACAGTTTATGTTTTTCATGTGCTGCAGATCTGAATTCTTCAAGCTTCACAGATATTCTCGGCTTCAACTTTTCCAAGCTCTGCTCCTCCTCGAcagcatcatcatcttcccattcctcataaatagagaaaagagataGCTGGCGAGCAATGTTTTTGTGAAGAGATTCTGTGTCATAATTGTCATTCACATACAGCCAGAGAGTGCCATGGAAATCTTCATCCATGATTATCTCTTTTGCTATCCTCGTTTTCCCTACTCCACGCTTCCCATCAAGAACTACTGTTGACACATTGGGATCCTTCAACAGCTCCAATATCTTCTTTTTATGTTCCTCCTTTGTACCTAAGACCATTGCtgataccaaaaacaaaaacaaattaaaagaaaattataaaaaaaacaacacaTGAAACTTTCTTAACAAAGAATTATAGACCTTCAGGAaaaggggaagaaaaaaaatagcggGAGGATAAGTGTAAATTGGAAATTGGAACTATCACTAAATCCTTTTGTTGCTGAGGTAAATCATTTCCTTAAAACCATAAAAGAAATTCAGTTTGGGTTCCCTAGCTCACTCG
Above is a genomic segment from Rosa chinensis cultivar Old Blush chromosome 3, RchiOBHm-V2, whole genome shotgun sequence containing:
- the LOC112191956 gene encoding LOW QUALITY PROTEIN: putative disease resistance protein At4g19050 (The sequence of the model RefSeq protein was modified relative to this genomic sequence to represent the inferred CDS: deleted 1 base in 1 codon): MVLGTKEEHKKKILELLKDPNVSTVVLDGKRGVGKTRIAKEIIMDEDFHGTLWLYVNDNYDTESLHKNIARQLSLFSIYEEWEDDDAVEEEQSLEKLKPRISVKLEEFRSAAHEKHKLFLLVLDDVPHQKDVEEIVEEVNNLLTNDRSSFKVLITRGTTLGMNQEIKSCNTKVRQINPLSTDESLALLRERTKKEVFDRPSFEKLSTAIVEMSKGIPTILITIAKAINYLEDECSGVWSLENVLEEAAYDGETAINLLLRSWCNALPTGAPTDCFWHTLQLLNKHGGVHYNELITQWIMEGYFGCNNQIGKVYEQGHKVLMDLIDWGMLTKQEDNMVVMGGIILSITGHCRRELNETARLGLANVFEDENWKGLGMLAHTDRMIKSPSCHKTWEKVSTLLMDGHCIDREVPVTCFQQMKTLQVLMLIKPRFSLLVPLVGINNLSILVLRFCDRLEKIDPIREFQSLSVLEISGATLLEMIPNDFFTKMHKLRSVNLSEAKVKSLPSSLFERSELRWLILRGCSQLKTLPSLKSLGKLKVLDLSGATSFSRFQDKTFAALQKLHTLNLSNSQITRLPFLHGNDELNQLLLGGCASLNRLPTLNTIPRLQILDLSGATGLKEIQFEPLDSLKALDLSGTRIERQPSSFSHLSDLSLRECHELARLPLTKEIKYLESLDLSGSSTKVEIEDKFFQHMRFLRVLNFSTVKIKELPSLSNLANLCQLFLKDCLCLEKLPEMEGLKRLQELNLSGCVALVDLPNLNSLEKLEILDISRCRVLNQIQEESFQKMSHIRTLNLSDTMIEFLPSICKPSNLCHLILRNCKKLKKLPPLDHLSKLEELNLCGASSLVDFTSEFLEPMVDLQIVDLSEIPLTKVPSMSKFIKLRQFSVKGCSSLNEVIHLEELTLLEILDLSGTAVPSLPPLNTFSNLRQLLLKDCLQIEELQFLGSLSRLEVLDLSGTRMKQFPYEISELTHLEQLHLPDLRGMRDLDLGKIKRLPQKVNWDECHIFECADIYMGSDKPSLSVSGFEIFHILDKHPKFWEEKFKKFHFHVKKKEGEDGGINHCKDEFVFRDVYFHTRHFYLKEHDRSLEIYGSYSLPKGFESVLKCAECISLVDNDLIHSLSYLGSDNVRAMKRCWLERCSKVRNILSNDEAGVTLGRNLDSMDFKPPNFEQSYNGNVQSVVFQNLKQLYLDCCPGIVNVFPSSQLPENLETLHVQFCDKLQTLFECDSQSSCAMQRLRKLYLLELPELSSIGIKLPEDLEILHVQSCDKLQTLFDCDSQSSCAMQRLRKLYLQELPELRSIGIKLPAELTSVVIKCPKLLELQLDATDQVSK